A part of Candidatus Saccharibacteria bacterium genomic DNA contains:
- a CDS encoding response regulator — translation MSKANLHHASILVVEDDQALNDAYTMILQKAGHAVSRAFNGKEALEVFAALAEKPDIILLDLRMPVMGGVDFLREFQPKTHPDTTVVVFSNYDAHSDIDTAYSLGVERYVLKARCAPNDLLHLVDGILADRYEN, via the coding sequence ATGTCTAAAGCCAACTTACATCACGCCTCAATTCTGGTGGTCGAAGACGACCAAGCTCTTAATGACGCCTACACAATGATTTTGCAAAAAGCTGGGCATGCGGTTTCGAGGGCGTTCAATGGCAAGGAAGCACTTGAAGTGTTTGCTGCGCTAGCAGAAAAACCTGACATTATATTGCTTGATCTTCGCATGCCAGTGATGGGTGGCGTCGACTTTTTGCGTGAGTTTCAGCCTAAAACTCACCCTGATACAACTGTTGTCGTGTTTAGTAATTACGATGCTCATAGCGATATTGACACAGCCTACTCGCTTGGCGTCGAGCGCTATGTACTAAAAGCTCGCTGTGCACCGAATGATCTACTACATTTGGTCGACGGTATACTCGCTGATCGCTACGAAAATTAA
- a CDS encoding GlsB/YeaQ/YmgE family stress response membrane protein, producing the protein MGIIIWIVVGALAGWVASMIMKTDASMGAVANIIVGILGAFIGGWVVSFFTTAPAAGQLNIPSILTAILGACLLLWVVRLVRGGR; encoded by the coding sequence ATGGGAATTATCATCTGGATTGTCGTCGGCGCACTTGCCGGCTGGGTAGCATCAATGATCATGAAAACAGACGCATCGATGGGTGCTGTAGCAAACATCATTGTTGGTATTCTTGGTGCCTTCATTGGCGGCTGGGTAGTGAGTTTCTTCACAACCGCACCTGCTGCCGGTCAGCTCAACATCCCCAGCATTCTCACCGCTATTTTAGGCGCGTGCCTACTGCTCTGGGTTGTTCGACTGGTACGCGGCGGCCGCTAA
- a CDS encoding Crp/Fnr family transcriptional regulator has product MKQLLPRLREIGTPGIYRKGGNIYFQGEVPRYAVVILDGVVKAYTIDPDGSECIVHLFTKNSVLPVDWVNGQSPTSIFNYSAVNDVRVLKVKKDEFNDLIARDAECQADYLDYMKRSQAGLLLRVTGLSQSRAISKICYTLYFLAFRYGMERSPGEFEINLRLTQSMLASLIGQTRESTAKNLKVLKDKGVVDYSSSTYIVYKKRLEDFIGEDSFRDIDVV; this is encoded by the coding sequence ATGAAACAGCTGCTGCCTCGGCTTCGCGAAATCGGCACGCCCGGTATTTATCGTAAAGGCGGCAATATATACTTTCAGGGTGAAGTGCCCCGCTATGCAGTAGTCATCCTTGATGGGGTTGTTAAAGCCTATACAATCGACCCCGATGGTTCGGAATGTATAGTTCATCTGTTTACAAAAAATTCAGTCTTGCCTGTTGACTGGGTGAACGGCCAATCACCAACTTCGATCTTTAATTACAGCGCCGTCAATGATGTGCGCGTGTTGAAAGTAAAAAAAGATGAGTTTAACGACCTTATTGCGCGTGACGCGGAATGCCAAGCCGACTATCTTGACTATATGAAACGAAGCCAAGCTGGGCTACTGCTACGCGTCACCGGTCTCTCACAATCCCGTGCGATTAGCAAAATCTGCTACACCCTCTACTTTTTGGCATTTCGCTATGGCATGGAGCGTAGTCCCGGAGAATTTGAAATAAACCTACGCCTCACTCAAAGCATGTTGGCAAGTCTGATTGGTCAAACCCGCGAAAGCACCGCCAAAAACTTAAAGGTGCTCAAAGACAAAGGTGTTGTTGATTATTCTTCGTCAACCTACATCGTCTACAAAAAGCGACTTGAAGACTTTATCGGTGAAGATAGCTTCCGCGATATCGATGTCGTCTAG